One window of Aspergillus oryzae RIB40 DNA, chromosome 3 genomic DNA carries:
- the medA gene encoding transcriptional regulator medA (predicted protein), with amino-acid sequence MQQADSFDLWKFDPDFQTPLILDESLDLSDTEESRFIGSLSDGLLAKSEPILSMSTLQKPPQAALLGGESRQLPEVISYSPQRGSEGTRVFVQIQSPYDLHTSSYATLYLVFGSKKCECVPHFLGFQGSLFQYALSVDTPPFISTGSPSFAVPLQVAMNAQNECPSTTLQVGVYTYENASHPSPSDESRKRRIMSYSEEPMSGKRTTGPPIQGKEQPPAYSYSPYLQSLPAMNGFVAPYHPTSSPRVAPAQYSTVNATPQSNIRAPSPLAPSWSPSYVTVHGDSRAPGFAYGHGLRQQKPTSPARLSNPTLIRTSTLQQSSSLGHHTQSFNPYAMYPSKAVLKLNGSLDSMTESWTKEEREAKRRLVQFTRMQSGSTIHADFNPVAPEDRAPNSICISCIYWDGKDECFITSVDTIYLLESLVGVRFTVEEKNRIRRNLEGFRPLTVSKAKADSEDFFKVIMGFPAPKPRNIEKDVKVFPWRILGHALKKIIGKYVSGGFFTLQIFDANADVHGSQSASYSSTAGALPTPISSTYTSNGAASDSGTEPPNAASPQSVSDTGPSTTYGAHVAAAAYSPPAHHHPAHSMTGTHELRAVLPAVSQPYHPMAAPYSYPAVCQQQGDLGLSAPVSRTWEINPLINAPGTNGGPTYNYLTPMSYSVQDPSH; translated from the exons ATGCAGCAAGCCGATTCCTTTGATCTTTGGAAG TTCGACCCTGATTTCCAAACCCCGTTGATTCTAGACGAATCCTTAGATTTATCAGACACTGAAGAGTCACGGTTTATCGGTTCATTATCAGACGGCCTGTTGGCCAAGTCTGAACCCATCCTGTCTATGTCTACTCTTCAGAAGCCCCCACAGGCGGCCTTGCTCG GTGGCGAATCCCGCCAACTACCGGAGGTTATCTCTTATTCTCCTCAAAGAGGATCAGAAGGGACTCGGGTGTTTGTGCAAATCCAGTCCCCATATGATCTTCACACTTCGTCTTACGCAACTCTTTACCTGGTTTTTGGTTCGAAGAAATGCGAATGTGTACCACACTTCCTGGGATTCCAGGGCTCTTTGTTTCAGTATGCCCTCTCGGTAGATACCCCTCCATTTATCTCAACAGGCTCGCCTTCTTTCGCTGTGCCCTTGCAAGTGGCGATGAATGCCCAAAACGAGTGTCCTTCTACCACCCTCCAAGTTGGTGTATATACCTACGAGAATGCTTCCCACCCCTCGCCATCGGACGAATCccgaaagaggaggatcaTGTCATACTCGGAGGAGCCTATGTCGGGAAAGAGGACTACTGGGCCGCCAATCCAGGGCAAGGAGCAGCCGCCAGCCTACTCTTATTCACCTTATTTGCAATCATTGCCTGCGATGAATGGCTTCGTTGCTCCATATCACCCAACCTCGTCACCCCGAGTTGCTCCAGCGCAGTACTCGACTGTAAATGCAACGCCACAGTCCAACATCCGAGCACCCTCACCCCTCGCCCCTTCATGGAGTCCCTCATACGTGACTGTCCACGGAGATTCCAGAGCTCCTGGATTCGCCTATGGCCACGGCCTCCGCCAGCAAAAACCAACCTCCCCCGCGCGTCTCTCTAACCCAACGCTTATTCGCACCTCTACCCTGCAGCAGTCAAGCAGCCTCGGTCACCACACTCAGTCATTCAACCCCTATGCCATGTATCCCTCGAAGGCTGTTTTGAAGCTCAATGGCAGCTTGGACTCGATGACAGAAAGCTGGACTAAAGAGGAGCGTGAGGCTAAGCGTCGCTTGGTTCAATTCACTCGTATGCAAAGTGGGAGCACCATCCATGCGGATTTTAACCCAGTTGCTCCCGAAGACCGTGCTCCCAACAGTATCTGCATTAGTTGCATCTACTGGGATGGTAAAGATGAATGCTTCATAACGAGCGTCGATACGATCTACCTCCTTGAGTCGCTGGTTGGTGTTAGATTCACcgtggaagagaagaatcGTATTCGCAGGAACCTGGAAGGCTTCAGGCCACTTACTGtttcaaaagcaaaagccGATAGCGAAGACTTCTTCAAGGTGATCATGGGCTTCCCCGCCCCAAAGCCGCGCAATATTGAGAAGGACGTCAAAGTATTCCCCTGGCGGATACTTGGCCATGCGCTGAAGAAAATCATTGGTAAATACGTAAGTGGTGGATTTTTTACGTTGCAAATCTTTGACGCAAATGCTGACGTCCATGGGTCACAGTCCGCAAGTTACTCGTCGACAGCTGGGGCACTCCCCACCCCCATTAGCTCAACTTATACAAGTAACGGCGCTGCATCGGACTCTGGCACTGAGCCCCCAAACGCGGCATCCCCACAATCTGTCTCGGACACTGGTCCATCAACCACATATGGTGCCCATGTTGCAGCCGCAGCCTACTCCCCTCCAGCACATCACCACCCCGCTCATTCCATGACCGGCACTCATGAGCTACGAGCTGTGCTACCTGCTGTTAGCCAACCCTACCATCCTATGGCTGCCCCCTACTCTTATCCAGCGGTCTGCCAACAACAGGGTGATCTTGGCCTCTCTGCACCAGTTAGCAGGACTTGGGAAATCAACCCTCTCATCAACGCTCCTGGCACAAACGGAGGCCCCACCTACAACTACCTGACCCCGATGTCATACTCCGTCCAAGACCCGTCTCATTAA